One part of the Methylobacterium terrae genome encodes these proteins:
- a CDS encoding DUF2336 domain-containing protein, whose translation MIIRQFLLWTQHESAGRRAEAASSLARAYLYANLDPAARWEAKTAITALLDDPSPLVRRALAEACANAAEAPRTLVVALSQDQPEIAGLVLARSPVLSDADLVDCAAVGDEAGRIAIAGRPHLSAMLCGALAEIAGPAALRALAANPGAQVTRGSLMRIVERHGDDARLREALLARPDLPLDVRQAVTARLAGALAAFVSGCGWLSRERSERVTREARERTTLGLAEGSDKADLRRLVAYLREAGQLTPGLILRAMLSGRMAFTEAALADLSGLPPARVAGLLHDPRGSGLAALYRRAGLPPALEPAFAAAMSAWHEEEAGLAESGSGGLSRRMIERAVTACERLPFADAHAIVALLNRFDAEAARDEARVLARALASEAAVEAVLDTIPAALMESYRQDRLRLAA comes from the coding sequence ATGATCATCCGCCAGTTCCTGCTCTGGACGCAGCACGAATCCGCCGGGCGACGGGCGGAAGCCGCCTCGTCGCTCGCCCGGGCCTACCTCTACGCCAACCTCGACCCGGCGGCGCGCTGGGAGGCGAAGACCGCGATCACGGCGCTCCTCGACGACCCGTCCCCGCTGGTCCGCCGGGCGCTCGCCGAGGCCTGCGCCAACGCCGCGGAGGCGCCCCGCACCCTGGTGGTGGCGCTGTCCCAGGACCAGCCGGAGATCGCCGGGCTGGTTCTGGCGCGCTCGCCCGTCCTGTCGGATGCCGACCTCGTCGATTGCGCCGCCGTCGGCGACGAGGCCGGCCGGATCGCCATCGCGGGACGGCCGCACCTCTCGGCGATGCTGTGCGGGGCGCTCGCAGAGATCGCCGGGCCCGCGGCCCTGCGGGCGCTCGCCGCCAATCCGGGCGCGCAGGTCACCCGCGGCAGCCTGATGCGGATCGTCGAGCGCCACGGCGACGACGCGCGCCTGCGCGAGGCGCTGCTCGCCCGGCCCGACCTGCCGCTCGACGTGCGCCAGGCGGTGACCGCGCGCCTCGCCGGCGCGCTCGCGGCCTTCGTGAGCGGCTGCGGCTGGCTCTCGCGCGAGCGCAGCGAGCGGGTGACCCGGGAGGCGCGCGAGCGCACCACCCTGGGTCTCGCGGAAGGCTCGGACAAGGCCGACCTGCGCCGCCTCGTCGCCTACCTGCGCGAGGCCGGCCAGCTCACCCCGGGGCTGATCCTGCGGGCGATGCTGTCGGGCCGGATGGCCTTCACGGAGGCGGCGCTCGCCGACCTCTCCGGCCTGCCGCCCGCGCGGGTGGCGGGCTTGCTGCACGATCCGCGCGGCAGCGGCCTCGCGGCGCTCTACCGCCGGGCGGGCCTGCCGCCCGCCCTCGAGCCCGCCTTCGCGGCGGCGATGTCCGCCTGGCACGAGGAGGAGGCCGGTCTCGCCGAGAGCGGCAGCGGCGGCCTGTCGCGGCGGATGATCGAGCGGGCGGTGACCGCCTGCGAGCGCCTGCCCTTCGCGGATGCCCACGCCATCGTCGCCCTGCTCAACCGCTTCGATGCCGAGGCGGCCCGCGACGAGGCCCGGGTCCTCGCCCGCGCGCTCGCGAGCGAGGCCGCGGTGGAAGCGGTGCTGGACACGATCCCGGCCGCGCTGATGGAGAGCTACCGCCAGGACCGCCTGCGGCTCGCGGCCTGA
- a CDS encoding flavin reductase family protein, which produces MHYDAETRTLPHNPFKALVAPRPIGWVSALSRAGALNLSPYSFFNGVGDNPEMVMFSSFGRKDALTFAEEGGEFVCSLATFDTREGMNQSSAPLPRGESEFDFAHLATAPSRKVRPPRVADAPAALECRWLQTIPLVPAGGGEAAYFMVIGQVVSMYIDDRFVTPEGRVDTGAMRPIMRGGYFDYFTVEPENRFEMRRPAGGGDVPRR; this is translated from the coding sequence ATGCATTACGACGCCGAGACCCGCACCCTGCCGCACAACCCGTTCAAGGCCCTGGTGGCGCCGCGCCCGATCGGCTGGGTGAGCGCGCTGAGCCGCGCGGGTGCGCTCAACCTGTCGCCGTACTCGTTCTTCAACGGCGTCGGCGACAACCCCGAGATGGTGATGTTCTCGTCCTTCGGCCGCAAGGACGCGCTCACCTTCGCGGAGGAGGGGGGCGAGTTCGTCTGCAGCCTCGCCACCTTCGACACCCGGGAGGGCATGAACCAATCCTCGGCGCCGCTGCCGCGCGGCGAGAGCGAATTCGACTTCGCCCACCTCGCCACCGCGCCCTCGCGCAAGGTCCGCCCGCCCCGCGTGGCCGATGCGCCGGCCGCCCTCGAATGCCGGTGGCTGCAGACCATCCCGCTCGTCCCGGCCGGGGGCGGCGAGGCGGCCTACTTCATGGTGATCGGCCAGGTCGTGTCGATGTACATCGACGACCGCTTCGTCACGCCGGAGGGCCGGGTCGATACCGGGGCGATGCGGCCGATCATGCGCGGCGGCTACTTCGACTACTTCACGGTCGAGCCCGAGAACCGCTTCGAGATGCGCCGGCCGGCCGGCGGGGGCGACGTGCCGAGGCGGTAG
- a CDS encoding TadE/TadG family type IV pilus assembly protein — MRAGLTLRLRRFRSAEDGLAAVELALILPVLMVIMLGGIQLVAYINATRKAELVVQSISQMISQSQPPGGSTVATVNATDLHFSFDAALVLFPYLMVEGKRRNTAWSQVITINYASIQFTQTATNCSDSTDLSACYRADVVWTSTGTQQPASGAAYRPCGTPQIAAANTAPPSRTALPRSIFGPAGVVVIDVVFAFTPTFGARYLPSLTISRSAYVQPRYATLVDYDITNNDGIASKC, encoded by the coding sequence ATGCGCGCCGGCCTGACGCTCCGGCTCCGCCGCTTCCGGTCCGCCGAGGACGGGCTCGCGGCGGTCGAACTCGCGCTGATCCTGCCGGTCCTGATGGTGATCATGCTCGGGGGCATCCAGCTCGTCGCCTACATCAACGCGACGCGGAAGGCCGAGCTGGTCGTGCAGTCGATCAGCCAGATGATCTCGCAGAGCCAGCCCCCCGGCGGCTCGACCGTCGCGACCGTCAACGCGACCGACCTTCACTTCAGCTTCGACGCCGCCCTGGTCCTGTTCCCCTACCTGATGGTCGAGGGCAAGCGGCGGAACACCGCCTGGTCGCAGGTCATCACGATCAACTATGCCAGCATCCAGTTCACCCAGACCGCGACGAACTGCTCCGACAGCACCGACCTGAGCGCCTGCTACCGCGCCGACGTGGTCTGGACCAGCACCGGCACGCAGCAGCCGGCGAGCGGCGCGGCCTACCGGCCCTGCGGCACGCCGCAGATCGCGGCGGCCAACACCGCCCCCCCGAGCCGGACGGCCCTGCCGCGCTCGATCTTCGGCCCCGCCGGGGTGGTGGTGATCGACGTCGTGTTCGCCTTCACGCCGACCTTCGGCGCCCGCTACCTGCCCTCCCTGACGATCTCGCGCTCGGCCTACGTCCAGCCGCGCTACGCCACGCTCGTCGACTACGACATCACGAACAACGACGGAATCGCCTCGAAATGCTGA
- a CDS encoding nitroreductase family protein — protein MNATLDLLRTRRSVPPAQLAGPGPSPEELDAILAAASRVPDHGKLAPWRFVVIEGEGQSRIGRVVAAAYRADHPEADEKRLALEAGRLAQAPLVIAVVSRAGPHVKIPDWEQVLSAGAASMNLIVAANALGFRTAWLTEWMAYDRRVLDALGLDPAERLAGFVHVGRAAEVPPDRPRPALPEIVTRY, from the coding sequence ATGAACGCAACCCTCGACCTTCTCCGCACCCGCCGCTCCGTGCCGCCGGCCCAGCTCGCCGGGCCCGGCCCCTCCCCGGAGGAACTGGACGCGATCCTCGCCGCCGCCTCGCGCGTGCCGGATCACGGCAAGCTCGCGCCCTGGCGCTTCGTCGTGATCGAGGGCGAGGGACAGTCCCGCATCGGCCGCGTGGTGGCCGCGGCCTACCGGGCCGACCACCCGGAGGCGGACGAGAAGCGCCTCGCCCTCGAGGCCGGGCGCCTCGCCCAGGCGCCCCTGGTGATCGCCGTGGTGTCGCGGGCCGGCCCGCACGTGAAGATCCCGGACTGGGAGCAGGTGCTCTCGGCGGGCGCCGCGTCGATGAACCTGATCGTCGCCGCCAACGCGCTCGGCTTCCGCACCGCCTGGCTCACCGAGTGGATGGCCTACGACCGCCGGGTGCTCGACGCGCTCGGCCTCGATCCGGCCGAGCGGCTGGCGGGCTTCGTCCATGTCGGCCGGGCCGCCGAGGTGCCGCCCGACCGGCCGCGGCCGGCGCTGCCCGAGATCGTGACCCGGTACTGA
- a CDS encoding ribbon-helix-helix domain-containing protein, with amino-acid sequence MQAAEKISITMTSEQLRAVRESVAAGEYASTSEVLRDAVRLWQRRRREDAERLDAIRARIRRSLDDPRPSLTLEQVDAHLEELFAEAEKDFRRA; translated from the coding sequence ATGCAGGCCGCCGAGAAGATCAGCATCACGATGACGTCCGAACAGCTTCGCGCGGTGCGCGAGAGCGTCGCGGCGGGCGAGTATGCCTCGACCAGCGAAGTGCTGCGCGACGCGGTGCGGCTCTGGCAACGCCGGCGCCGGGAGGATGCCGAGCGCCTGGATGCGATTCGCGCCCGCATCCGTCGCTCGCTGGACGATCCTCGGCCCTCGTTGACCCTTGAGCAAGTCGACGCCCATCTGGAAGAGCTGTTCGCCGAAGCCGAGAAGGATTTCCGGCGTGCGTAG
- the mdoH gene encoding glucans biosynthesis glucosyltransferase MdoH: MAVPVDPVTFAPHPDTHRLDPLRREAPTLAVAPAVPPESPLAMPVQDLRQWSEDDAHEVPDRRAPWGARAFVFGGAALLTAYGAVQMYEVVSVAGSTTWLQWLLLALFTLNFSWIALAFTSGLLGFLALMRRRRPDAFQGPLTTRTAVVMPVYNEATARTFAAVEAIRDSIEATGEGTAFDYWILSDSTQADAWIAEERAYLALRARLGEEARLYYRHRQKNHHRKAGNIADFVTRWGGHYDHMLVLDADSLMSGDCVVTLARAMEADPDSGIIQSLPLIINRNTLFARVQQFAARIYGPVIATGLALWSGRDGNYWGHNAIIRTRAFADHCGLPDLSGKPPFGGHVLSHDFVEAALIRRAGWSVTMLPELQGSYEESPPSLIDVAIRDRRWAQGNLQHSRIIGTAGLKLASRQHFATGIAGYLASPLWAAQLVVGIALALQTAYIRPEYFSTEFRLYPVWPRFDPVRALQLFGITMAILLAPKLFGLILGLLDGRVRRASGGGVRLVLSALIETLLSALIAPIAMLVQSGSVIQILLRRDAGWNPQRRDDGSIPFSDIVRRHRWHTILGVVAGVSAFAIATSLFLWMSPTILGLVLAIPISWASGQLFLGLALKRAGLLMTPEEREPPAIATAARAIEARNAALAYDDADGLRALHADPGLQAGHLAFLPPAERRPRGAPQPDHVMAQAKVVEAETIDEAAAWLNPKEKMVLLHDRALLDRLVRLGG, from the coding sequence ATGGCTGTACCGGTGGACCCCGTGACCTTCGCCCCACACCCCGACACGCACCGTCTCGACCCCCTGCGCCGCGAAGCCCCCACCCTCGCGGTCGCGCCGGCGGTGCCGCCGGAATCGCCCCTCGCCATGCCGGTGCAGGACCTGCGGCAATGGTCGGAGGACGACGCGCACGAGGTGCCGGACCGCCGGGCACCCTGGGGCGCCCGCGCCTTCGTGTTCGGCGGGGCTGCGCTGCTCACCGCCTACGGGGCGGTGCAGATGTACGAGGTCGTGTCGGTCGCCGGCTCGACCACCTGGCTGCAGTGGCTCCTGCTGGCGCTGTTCACCCTCAACTTCTCGTGGATCGCGCTCGCCTTCACCTCGGGGCTGCTCGGCTTCCTGGCGCTCATGCGCCGGCGCCGGCCTGACGCGTTTCAGGGTCCCCTCACCACCCGCACCGCCGTGGTGATGCCGGTCTACAACGAGGCGACCGCCCGCACCTTCGCGGCGGTCGAGGCGATCCGCGACTCGATCGAGGCCACGGGCGAGGGCACCGCCTTCGACTACTGGATCCTGTCGGATTCGACCCAGGCCGATGCCTGGATCGCCGAGGAGCGGGCCTACCTCGCCCTGCGCGCGCGCCTCGGCGAGGAGGCGCGCCTGTATTACCGCCACCGGCAGAAGAACCACCACCGCAAGGCCGGCAACATCGCCGATTTCGTCACCCGCTGGGGCGGCCACTACGACCACATGCTGGTCCTCGACGCCGACAGCCTGATGAGCGGCGATTGCGTGGTCACGCTCGCCCGCGCGATGGAGGCGGACCCGGATTCCGGCATCATCCAGTCGCTGCCGCTGATCATCAACCGCAACACCCTGTTCGCCCGGGTGCAGCAATTCGCGGCGCGGATCTACGGCCCCGTCATCGCCACCGGCCTCGCCCTGTGGTCGGGCCGCGACGGCAATTACTGGGGCCACAACGCGATCATCCGCACGCGGGCCTTCGCCGACCATTGCGGCCTGCCCGACCTCTCCGGCAAGCCGCCCTTCGGCGGCCACGTGCTCAGCCACGACTTCGTCGAGGCGGCGCTGATCCGGCGTGCCGGCTGGAGCGTCACCATGCTCCCCGAGCTCCAGGGCTCCTACGAGGAGAGCCCGCCCTCGCTCATCGACGTCGCGATCCGCGACCGGCGCTGGGCGCAAGGAAACCTGCAGCACAGCCGCATCATAGGCACGGCGGGCCTCAAGCTCGCCTCGCGCCAGCACTTCGCCACCGGCATCGCCGGCTACCTCGCCTCGCCGCTCTGGGCGGCGCAGCTCGTGGTCGGCATCGCGCTCGCCCTCCAGACCGCCTACATCCGGCCGGAATACTTCTCGACGGAGTTTCGCCTCTACCCGGTCTGGCCGCGCTTCGACCCCGTCCGCGCGCTCCAGCTCTTCGGGATCACCATGGCGATCCTGCTCGCCCCGAAGCTGTTCGGCCTGATCCTCGGCCTCCTCGACGGCCGGGTGCGCCGGGCGAGCGGCGGCGGCGTCCGCCTCGTGCTCTCGGCCCTGATCGAGACGCTGCTCTCGGCGCTGATCGCCCCGATCGCGATGCTGGTCCAGTCCGGCTCGGTGATCCAGATCCTGCTCCGGCGCGACGCCGGCTGGAACCCGCAGCGGCGCGACGACGGCTCGATCCCGTTCTCGGACATCGTGCGGCGCCACCGCTGGCACACCATCCTGGGGGTGGTGGCCGGCGTGTCGGCCTTCGCCATCGCGACCTCGCTGTTCCTGTGGATGTCGCCGACGATCCTCGGCCTCGTCCTGGCGATCCCGATCTCGTGGGCGAGCGGGCAGCTCTTCCTCGGCCTCGCCCTCAAGCGCGCCGGCCTGCTGATGACGCCCGAGGAGCGCGAGCCCCCGGCGATCGCGACCGCCGCGAGGGCGATCGAGGCCCGCAACGCGGCGCTTGCCTACGACGACGCCGACGGCCTGCGGGCGCTGCACGCCGATCCCGGCCTCCAGGCCGGCCACCTCGCCTTCCTGCCCCCGGCCGAGCGCCGGCCCCGCGGCGCGCCCCAGCCCGACCACGTCATGGCCCAGGCCAAGGTGGTCGAGGCGGAGACCATCGACGAGGCGGCGGCCTGGCTGAACCCGAAGGAGAAGATGGTGCTGCTGCACGACCGGGCATTGCTCGATCGGCTGGTGCGGCTCGGGGGGTAG
- a CDS encoding TetR/AcrR family transcriptional regulator: MTQAVLADARDAGRRSGGRPTREEAAKRDARLVAVATQLFMEHGFDATSIDAVAQAAGVSKPTLYARYRDKRALFAAVLEERIREWLAPLSAAAEAQGARGAAREAGEVLEELSRTLLARAQAPGAAALNRCIVAQALHFPELARLAYEEGWLRGVRAVARLLEVLAAQGQIAVEDPEVAADLFLNLVLGKASRQALYGIPADPEAQETRRRAAVALFLAGTRPGPGPTG; this comes from the coding sequence ATGACCCAGGCGGTGCTCGCCGATGCGAGGGACGCGGGGCGGCGCAGCGGCGGGCGCCCGACCCGCGAGGAGGCGGCGAAGCGCGACGCGCGGCTCGTCGCGGTCGCGACGCAGCTGTTCATGGAGCACGGCTTCGACGCGACCTCGATCGACGCGGTCGCGCAGGCGGCGGGCGTGAGCAAGCCGACGCTCTATGCCCGCTACCGCGACAAGCGCGCCCTGTTCGCGGCGGTGCTGGAGGAGCGGATCCGCGAGTGGCTGGCGCCGCTCTCCGCGGCCGCGGAGGCGCAAGGCGCGCGAGGCGCGGCCCGGGAGGCCGGGGAGGTGCTGGAGGAGCTGAGCCGTACCCTGCTCGCCCGCGCCCAGGCGCCGGGCGCGGCGGCGCTCAACCGCTGCATCGTCGCGCAGGCGCTGCACTTTCCCGAGCTCGCGCGGCTGGCCTACGAGGAGGGATGGCTGCGCGGCGTGCGGGCGGTGGCCCGCCTCCTGGAGGTGCTGGCCGCGCAGGGCCAGATCGCGGTCGAGGATCCGGAGGTCGCCGCCGACCTCTTCCTCAACCTCGTCCTCGGCAAGGCCTCGCGGCAGGCGCTCTACGGCATCCCGGCCGATCCGGAGGCGCAGGAGACGCGCCGCCGGGCCGCGGTGGCGCTGTTCCTCGCCGGCACCCGGCCCGGCCCGGGCCCTACTGGGTGA
- a CDS encoding TadE/TadG family type IV pilus assembly protein → MRRVPGLIRDDKGSTTVEFALVGMLFISIILFTMIVAQILYFSQKLDFATEQASRQIIVGNAQKQSPPASLASFTQALCGNLPAAMSCSDVIVNLYVVPRSGTGYYAYAKSDLSGLKLPTLTSGTGQFTLGGQGDYQYLQVVYPVTVLPSFMTGWLDASATYNGKPAYLIMSTAAFRVEQY, encoded by the coding sequence ATGCGACGCGTGCCGGGCCTCATTCGTGACGACAAGGGATCGACGACAGTCGAGTTCGCCCTGGTCGGCATGCTGTTCATCTCGATCATCCTGTTCACGATGATCGTCGCCCAGATCCTGTACTTCAGCCAGAAGCTCGACTTCGCGACCGAGCAGGCCTCGCGGCAGATCATCGTCGGCAACGCCCAGAAGCAGTCGCCCCCGGCGAGCCTGGCGAGCTTCACGCAGGCGCTCTGCGGCAACCTGCCGGCGGCGATGTCGTGCAGCGACGTGATCGTCAACCTCTACGTCGTGCCGCGATCGGGGACGGGCTACTACGCCTACGCCAAGTCGGACCTCAGCGGCCTGAAGCTGCCGACCCTGACATCCGGCACCGGCCAGTTCACCCTCGGCGGCCAGGGCGACTACCAGTACCTGCAGGTCGTCTATCCGGTCACGGTCCTGCCGAGCTTCATGACCGGCTGGCTCGATGCCTCGGCCACCTACAACGGCAAGCCGGCCTACCTGATCATGTCGACGGCCGCCTTCCGCGTCGAGCAGTACTGA
- a CDS encoding type II toxin-antitoxin system RelE/ParE family toxin, whose amino-acid sequence MRRMRVELQPEALADLADIFRVVLVASRNLTTARGFVQRIRNRCERIGDAPRGGRLRDDLEPGLRTVPFEHTAVIAYRVEPNFVRITNVFYGGRDFEALYRGEGPDDEA is encoded by the coding sequence GTGCGTAGAATGCGCGTCGAGCTACAACCGGAAGCTCTGGCTGATCTCGCAGACATCTTCCGGGTCGTTCTAGTCGCCAGCCGCAACCTGACAACCGCGAGAGGCTTCGTGCAGCGGATCAGGAACCGATGTGAGCGCATCGGCGATGCGCCGCGCGGCGGACGACTGCGGGACGATCTCGAACCCGGCCTGCGGACGGTGCCGTTCGAGCACACGGCCGTGATCGCCTATCGCGTCGAGCCGAATTTCGTGCGGATCACCAACGTGTTCTACGGCGGACGCGATTTCGAGGCTCTCTATCGCGGCGAGGGGCCGGACGACGAGGCATAG
- a CDS encoding TadE/TadG family type IV pilus assembly protein: MLTRASRLAAGAASFLRARGGGINMLFGLSLIPMVGLIGLGVDYGVAVTNRSRLDRAADAAAIAAVVTAKAYIAANSAQNGVLASALAAGKTQAINTFNVNAGSVPMSSVTLQPPQVTASGQTINSSVSYTATIQNSFSKLFMVPTSTVGNTITASVDLPTYLDFYLMVDVSGSMGLPTTAAGMTQLAKDNNDMWSDYQQGCQFACHFPGYKGWGLAAGKIQLRSDAVNNAVCALLQRASYPTVPNQYRIGIFPFINQLATLAALTSDVTSLKTSAQCSQTWPLAFTNLLDTGATQLNAPKDPTTGIGSGGTHFETSFPQMKTIVGQGGFGDGSTSASRKPFVFLVTDGMQNGQHFFTSSNGKYAYPGNPSKFAGYADAWWDGSQPSQIDSKNCDALKAAGATISILYIPYNQISFVDKGGGIAWENNRVNGFSPTLATPLQACASPGYFKTANTPDDITAALKAMFDQALKVARLTQ, encoded by the coding sequence ATGCTGACCCGCGCATCCCGGCTCGCCGCAGGAGCGGCGTCCTTCCTTCGCGCCCGCGGCGGCGGGATCAACATGCTGTTCGGGCTCAGCCTGATCCCGATGGTCGGCCTGATCGGGCTCGGCGTCGATTACGGCGTGGCGGTCACGAACCGGTCCCGGCTCGACCGGGCGGCGGACGCGGCGGCGATCGCCGCGGTCGTCACCGCCAAGGCCTACATCGCCGCCAACTCCGCCCAGAACGGCGTGCTGGCCTCGGCGCTCGCGGCGGGCAAGACCCAGGCGATCAACACCTTCAACGTCAATGCCGGCAGCGTGCCGATGTCGAGCGTGACGCTCCAGCCGCCGCAGGTCACCGCCTCGGGCCAGACGATCAACTCCTCGGTGAGCTACACGGCGACGATCCAGAACAGCTTCTCGAAGCTCTTCATGGTGCCGACCTCGACGGTGGGCAACACGATCACCGCCTCGGTCGACCTGCCGACCTACCTCGACTTCTACCTGATGGTCGACGTGTCGGGCTCGATGGGCCTGCCGACGACGGCGGCGGGCATGACCCAGCTCGCCAAGGACAACAACGACATGTGGTCGGACTATCAGCAGGGCTGCCAGTTCGCCTGCCACTTCCCCGGCTACAAGGGCTGGGGCCTGGCCGCCGGCAAGATCCAGCTGCGGTCGGACGCGGTGAACAACGCGGTCTGCGCGCTGCTCCAGCGGGCCTCCTACCCGACCGTGCCGAACCAGTACCGGATCGGGATCTTCCCGTTCATCAACCAGCTCGCGACGCTCGCCGCCCTCACCAGCGACGTGACCTCGCTCAAGACCTCGGCCCAGTGCTCGCAGACCTGGCCGCTCGCCTTCACCAACCTCCTCGATACCGGGGCGACGCAGCTCAACGCCCCCAAGGACCCGACCACCGGCATCGGCTCCGGCGGCACCCATTTCGAGACCTCCTTCCCGCAGATGAAGACGATCGTCGGCCAGGGCGGGTTCGGCGACGGCTCAACCAGCGCCAGCCGCAAGCCGTTCGTCTTCCTCGTCACCGACGGGATGCAGAACGGGCAACACTTCTTCACGTCGAGCAACGGCAAGTACGCCTATCCGGGCAATCCGTCGAAGTTCGCGGGCTACGCCGATGCCTGGTGGGACGGCTCGCAGCCCTCGCAGATCGATTCCAAGAACTGCGACGCCCTGAAGGCGGCCGGCGCGACGATCTCGATCCTCTACATCCCCTACAACCAGATCAGCTTCGTCGATAAGGGCGGCGGCATCGCCTGGGAGAACAACCGGGTCAACGGCTTCAGCCCGACCCTGGCGACGCCGCTCCAGGCCTGCGCCTCGCCGGGCTACTTCAAGACCGCCAACACACCGGACGACATCACCGCCGCCTTGAAGGCGATGTTCGACCAGGCGCTCAAGGTCGCCCGCCTCACCCAGTAG
- a CDS encoding lytic transglycosylase — MFLFTSTPTQGTASTGASGAGRAASGNPVIDAIRQGAEKTGAAFDYLLSTAQRESSLNPGAKAGTSSATGLFQFIEQTWLGVMKQDGPSLGLGSYADAITARSSGGYTVSDPAARQAILDLRRDPEVASAMAGALTRRNADALSEALGREPNRADLYAAHLLGVRGALTLIRAAESAPGRSAAADLPEAASGNRGLFYDRGGRARSASELYAVLGTSPGVPAAAAAPTTAPATGPMAYAPEAGSGLRTLFQTDARRGPVSDSVARLWGGRGGGGTAPTYFPRSNDGPVVASAAAPAVPVPAVTVPAARPDAFPDGAPLPPLRPREYGGGRNRAALASPSIES, encoded by the coding sequence ATGTTCCTGTTCACCAGCACGCCGACGCAGGGAACTGCCAGCACGGGGGCTTCGGGCGCCGGGCGCGCCGCCTCGGGCAACCCGGTCATCGACGCGATCCGCCAGGGCGCCGAGAAGACCGGCGCCGCCTTCGACTACCTGCTCTCCACCGCCCAGCGCGAATCGAGCCTGAACCCGGGCGCCAAGGCCGGCACCTCCTCGGCCACGGGCCTGTTCCAGTTCATCGAGCAGACGTGGCTCGGGGTGATGAAGCAGGACGGGCCGTCCCTCGGGCTCGGTTCCTACGCCGACGCCATCACGGCCCGCTCGTCCGGCGGCTACACGGTGAGCGACCCGGCGGCCCGGCAGGCGATCCTCGACCTGCGCCGCGACCCCGAGGTCGCCTCGGCGATGGCCGGCGCGCTGACCCGGCGCAACGCCGACGCCCTCTCGGAGGCGCTCGGCCGCGAGCCGAACCGGGCCGACCTCTACGCCGCCCACCTCCTCGGCGTGCGCGGCGCGCTGACCCTGATCCGCGCCGCCGAGAGCGCCCCCGGACGCTCCGCCGCCGCCGACCTGCCGGAGGCGGCCTCCGGCAATCGCGGCCTGTTCTACGACCGCGGCGGCCGGGCCCGGAGCGCCTCCGAACTCTACGCCGTGCTCGGCACCAGCCCGGGCGTCCCCGCGGCGGCGGCCGCCCCCACGACCGCGCCGGCGACGGGGCCGATGGCCTACGCGCCGGAGGCCGGCAGCGGCCTGCGCACGCTGTTCCAGACCGACGCCCGAAGGGGCCCGGTCTCCGACAGCGTCGCCCGCCTCTGGGGCGGCCGCGGCGGCGGCGGCACCGCCCCGACCTACTTCCCGCGCTCGAACGACGGCCCGGTGGTCGCCTCCGCGGCGGCCCCCGCCGTCCCCGTTCCCGCCGTCACCGTCCCGGCCGCGCGGCCGGACGCCTTCCCGGACGGGGCGCCCCTGCCGCCGCTGCGCCCGCGGGAATACGGCGGCGGGCGCAACCGCGCCGCCCTCGCATCGCCCTCGATCGAATCCTGA